TACCAGCAAAAATTAAAGCCATAAAAAACGCAAAGCCGATAATCTGCCCAGCCACGCCCATAGAACCAAAAAGCGAAGCAAGGCTTACAAAAATAAGCCCAGGTCCTTCGCTAGCATTTTCAATAGGTATAAAGCTAAAGACCACAAGCCCCATTAAAATGCCAACCATGGTATTTAGCACGATGATGTAAAAAACCGAGCTAAAAAGATTAGTAAACTTATCAGTATTTGCTGCGTAAGTACACACCGTTCCCATTCCAAGGCTCATAGAAAACATAGCAAGCCCAAGGGCTTTTAGCAGCAAGTCAGCATCTAGGACTTTTGAGAGGTCTGGGGTGAATAAAAAGCTAGCAGCACCTGCGAAATTGCCAAAAATTGCAGAATAAGTAACCAAGGCTATAAGCAAGATAAAAAGACTTGGCATAAGCACTAAATTTAACTTTTCAATTCCTTTTTTAACGCCTTTTAAAATCGTATAGATTGAAAGAGCAAAAACGATAAGAAAGCCCATGCTAACGCCAAAAATATTGTTTGATGCTAGGTAGCCAAAGGCCTCTTTTGCACTTACTGGATCAGTTGGCAGCTGCGACATACACAGCATTGCGTAGTAAAATATCCAGCCAACCACAACTAGATAAAAGGGCACTATCATAATGCTGACAAATACAAAAAACCCACCAATGCTCCACGCTCTTTTAGCACTTGGTGCTAGCTCGTAGATGGCGCCTACTGTATCACGCCTAGTAGCACGCCCTAGCAAAGCCTCAGCTAAAAAAGCAGCCGCACCGATAGCCAGACACAGCACCAAATACACCAAAATAAAAGCAAAACCGCCACCAAGCCCCACCATAGTAGGAAACTTCCACGCAGTCCCAAGCCCTATAGCTGAACCTGCCATAGCCAAAATATAGCCAACACGCGAAAAATGCGCTTCTTTATGCATAATCTCTCCTTAATTAAGTCTATAAATACCGATTCCAACGACTAAAATCGGCAAAATAAATCGCAAGATAAAATACCAAATATCCACCGCAAACTTTGGTGCGTAGTTTAAAAATAGTGTATAAAATCGCTCTTTTGGCATTATCCAGCCAGCAAAAATGCTAAAAAACAGCACGCCAAGCGGCATAAGTACATTTGAAGTAGCATAATCTAATATATCAAAAATACTCTTGCCAAATATAGCAAAACTATCTTTTGTAGGCTCATAAAAACTAAGCACACAAAGCACTCCAAGCCCAAAGACCAAAATTCCAAGAATTGCGCTAGATTTGATTCTGCTTATGCCTTTTTCATCCTCGAAGTATCTTACAGCTGGTTCTATCATCGATACAGCAGATGTTATACCAGCAAAAAGCAGTGAGATAAAAAACATAAACCCAAGCACAGAGCCTACCGCTCCAAGCTCGCCAAAAAGCGAAGCAAGAGAGACAAAAATCAGCCCTGGGCCATCGTTAGCACTGGCCCCAGGTGCTACTTGAACGAAGCTAAATACCACAAGCCCCATGAGAATTCCCATGCAGATATTAAGCCCTACTATATATAATAAGGATTTAAAAAGATTTGTATCCTCACCCAAGCTAGCCCCATAAGTGCTAACCGTCCCCACACCAAGTGAGAGCGAAAACAGCGCTAGTCCCATGGCAGCTAGTATCAGCTCAGGGTCTAAAATCTTGCTAAAATCAGGGGTAAAAATAAAACTCACAGCCCCACTAAAACCGCTACTATTAAAAGTAAATGAATATATCAAAATCACAATTAACAAAATAAACAAGCTAGGCATTAAGATAAAATTTAGCTTTTCTATACCTTCTTTTATACCTCTTGATACTGTATAAAAAGTGATGAAAAGCACCGCAAAATAGCAGGACAAAACGCTTGTTAGATTGTTTTTAATAAGACTATCAAAAAGCTTGCCAGCCTCATCTGTGCTAGCTGGAAGCCCACCAATGCTAAGACAAGCGTAGTATAAAATCCAGCCGATAACCACAAGATAAAACGAAGCAATAAGCAAAGCTGTAATCATAAAAAATCCGCCAAGCCCCCAAAATCTCTGCCCTTTTGGTGCTAGTTCTATGAGAGCCTTTGGCGTGTCCTTACCACTAAGTCTGCCTATGCCAGCCTCTGCCAAAAAAGCTACACAAGCTATCAAAATCGTAAGCACAAAATAAAGAAAAATAAAAGCAAATCCTCCGTGATTGCCAGTCATTGTAGGAAATTTCCATGCATTGCCAAGTCCTATAGCAGAACCAGCCATGGCTAAAATATAGCCTAGTTTGGAGAATTTTTTATGCATTTCTTGCCTTTTAGAAAAAAAAATTTGTCAATTCTAGCAAAAATAATTTTAAACTTTGTTATAATTAAGGCTTGAAATCAAATGTAAAAAGGAAAAAAATGAAAATAATCGAAGGAAAACTAGCCCTAAGTGGCAAAGAGCGTGTGCTTATCATTAACGCTAGGTTTAATCACATTATCACAGACCGCTTGGTTGAGGGCGCAAAAGACGCTTTTATCCGTCATGGTGGAGATGAGAAAAATCTTAGTTTATTGCTTGTGCCTGGGGCTTTTGAGATACCACTTGCGCTTGAAAAAGCACTTAGTTCAGGCAAGTTTGATGCTGTGTGCTGCGTGGGTGCGGTGATCCGTGGTAGCACGCCTCATTTTGACTATGTTAGCGCTGAGGTGGCAAAAGGCATCGCAAATGTAAGCCTAAAACACGGCAAACCAGTAACCTTTGGCGTGCTAACAACTGATAGCATAGAACAAGCTATCGAGCGCGCAGGCTCAAAGGCTGGCAATAAAGGCTTTGAGGCGATGGCTGGGCTAGTTGAGCTTATTTCACTTTTTGATGGGCTTAAATAATGGCAACTCGTCATCAAGTGCGCCAAGCTGTCATAACCTTTCTCTACGCGCATGAAATGGATACATTTAATAAGGATTTTGCTAGCGAGTATTTTGCTGAACAAAAGATAAAAAACGAGCAAAAAAATTTCGCCGAGACTCTTTTTGGTGGTGTTTTAGAAAATATTGATAATATTGATGAAAAAATCAACTCTTATCTAAGTAGCTTTAAGTTAGCTGAACTTGGGGCTATGGAGAGGGCAATTTTGCGGCTTGGGGCGCATGAGATACTAGCGCAGACTTGCGAGGCTAGGGTGGCGATTAGCGAGGCTGTGGCTTTGGCTAGTGAGTTTGGCTCTACAAACGGCGTAAAGCTCGTAAATGGCGTGCTAGATAATATCGCAAAAGATAAAAGCCCAGTAACAAGCGCAGCTGTGGATACAAAAGAATTCTATGAAAATCTAAGCGCAATACAAGAGAGCCTAAAACCAAACGAGTCTAGGAATTCTAGAATTCCTAAGGATAAAGAGAACAATGAGCTTAGGAATTCTAGAATTCCTAAAGAAAGCGGCTTTAAAAAATCAGCAAAATCAGGCCCAGCCAGCAAAACAGCCGCAAAACAGCCGCTAAAGCGAGCTAGAAAGGATGAGAAATGAAACTTTGTGTAGCACTTGATTTGCCTAGCCGTGATGAGTGTCTAGGGCTTGCTAGTGAGCTAAAAGGGCTTGATTTATGGTTAAAGGTTGGTATGAGAGCCTTTTATAGAGATGGGCTTGATTTTATTTGTGAGCTTAAAAAAATCAGCGATTTTAAGATTTTTTTAGACCTTAAACTCTATGATATACCAAATACCATGAGTGATGCAGCAGCCGAGCTGTGCAAGACTGGGGTGGATATGATAAACATCCACGCAAGCGCAGGTGCTGTGGCGATGAGAGCAGTGATGGAGCGCATCGCTAGTGAGAAAAACCGCCCACTAGTGTTAGCAGTCTCAGCGCTAACTAGCTTTGATGAGAGCGGATTTAGCGATATTTATCACACAAATATAGAAAGTGCTGTGCGTAGCATGTCGCTTTTAAGCAAAGAATCTGGGCTTGATGGTATGGTTTGTTCGGCTTTTGAGAGCAAGATGATAAAAGAGCATTGCGGTGATGATTTTATCACGCTTTGTCCTGGGATTCGCCCTGTATTGCGTGGTGAGACCTCCGCTCAAGATGATCAATCAAGAGTAGCTGGTGTAAGCTTTGCAAAGTCTCACAAAGCTGATTTTATTGTAATTGGTAGACCGATTTACAAAGCTAGCAATCCAAAAAATGCCGTAAAAGAAATTTTATCTCAATTTTAAGTAAAATATAAGCTTTTCGTGTTATAATTCCAGTTCTTTTTACTTTAAAAAGAACTTGGACAGGTGGGTGAGTTGGTCGAAACCACACCCCTGCTAAGGGTGCAGGCTCTAACCGGGCCTCGAGGGTTCGAATCCCTCCCTGTCCGCCACTATGCCCATAAAATCATCATTTCAAGCAACTTTTTTTAGCTTTTGGTTTCCCTATGCCTAGGCGAGCTTAATACAACTTTAAATCTCGGTTAAAATCTTGTAAATTTTGATTAACATAATTTACATAAACATTATAAATCATTTTAGGCGTGCTATGACCTAGCAGGGCAGCAAGCTTTACAGGCGTTACATAGTTATTAGTAAGCATAAAAGTCGCATAAGTGTGCCTCATAGTGTAAGGACGGCGATATTTGATGCCTAAATCAGCTAGAATTTTGCTCCAAATATCTTGAAAAATTTGAGAATCTCTATAGGGCTTATTATATTGATTTTCTAGCAAATATCCACTAAAAAACTTGCGGCTGTCTATAAACTCGCATAAAGTTTGCCTTAGATTTTTTAAAATCGGCACTTTACGCATACTTTTAGCAGTTTTTGGAGTGCCTTCGCCAAAGCGAGAGCGAGTAGAATTTATAGAAATTATATCACTAACAAAATCAATATCTTTTAGCTTTAATGCTATAATCTCGCCAGTGCGCATACCAGTAAAAAAGCCTAGTCGCACGAATATTTGAAAATTTTGGCTATATTTTTTGCTCTCAGCTAAAATTTCAGTTACTTCATCATTGCTAAAAGGCTCTATTCTAGGGCTAGTATGCTGTAAAGATTTTAAAAAGGTTATAGGATTTCTATTTATAACTTCATCTTGCAAAGCAAGTGTAAAAATACCACTTAATGCGCTTATATAGTGCTTTTTACTTTTATTGCTAACATCATCAATACTAGCAAGCCAAAGTCTAATAAAACTAGGCTTAATCTCATCTATATCAAGACTTGCGAAGTCTTTTAGCCTAGTTTTAACAATTCCGCAGTTTTTATCATAAGTGCTAGGCTTCCAGCTTTTTTGACCTAAATCAAGCCAAAGTTTAGAATATTTTTCAAAAGTCATATTTTACCTTTTTTATGAGCTCTATAATATTTAGTATTTAAATATCTATCAAAAAGAGCAGGATATTTAGTAACAAAATGGTAAAGTTCAAAATCATTATTTTTTAAATAAACAACTAAATCACAATAAAAGTAAATATCTTGTTTTTTTATAATCTCAAAAACAAGCTTTTTTTTCTCTAAATAAACAAAATAAGATTCTAAATCTTTTTTAGCCATTTTTTACTCCTCTAAAATATAAAGATTTTCTTTTAAAGCTTTTTCAATTTCATCAAAACTGTAACCCATATTAAGACAACGATAAAGAAAACGCTTAACCAAAAAATCTAAAAAAGATTTTTTATCATTTTTACAAATTTCCAAATATTGAAAATCTAAAATTCTCTCATAAAATGAAAATCTATCACAAACAAATTCATAAAGCTGATGATTATTTCTTTTAAGATAAAAAATCAATTCTCCACAAAGTTTGATTTTTTCAGACTTTATAATTTCTAAAATTTTTTTATGATTTTTTTTAAAAATCTTACAATTTATTAAAAAATAATCACGCATCATTGTAATCTCCTTATTTATTTAGATAGTAGTTATACTCAAATACATCAATATCATCAATAGCATTATTTAGACTTATTTGACGGTCTGGAATACCAAAGATTTTATTCATGCCACGCTTTATTAGCTCATTTACGCAAAGCGCATAGTGAGGTGAATTGCTAATAGCAAGAGCCTTGAAATACTCCAAAAACTCATAATCTTTCATTCTATTTATCGGCTTGCGACATTCCCAGCGACCAAAAGGTTTTTTATCTTTTTCATCATAAGTTCGCAAATCTATCTTTTGCCTTTGAGGCTTTTTAGGCAGTTTTTTCTCATAGCGATGAATAATCTTGCCTTGAATGCTATACTCAAGCACGCCATTTTCATAGTTTATTAGCTCAGTAGTTTTCATATTGCTTAGTCTAAAATATTGCGAGCTATAATCCCACTCGCAAAACCAATCACTGTGGTCTTTAAGCAAGCAAAGGTTATAAAAATCTTTTTTGAAAAAGTTAATTTTTCTATATATCCACAGCGGAATTTGGTGCCTGCTAGTAGTAAAGCGGCGAACTTTATATTTTATATACCAAGCTTGCTGATGATTAAGCTCTTTATTTTCTAGGCAGTTAATAAAGCTTTTATTTATATATTTTAAAACATAGCCTGCTGGATTATTTATGCTCCATTGAAAGCCGTTAATCTCACCATTTTTTACTTGTTCTTTGCTTAGATAAGTGCTTTTTAGGTTTTGGGGAGCATTAAATATATCTTTGTAAGCTTGTAGCACTTTTTCGTGTATTTCCTTGGGATAAGAGATTAAGGCGTGAATGTGTGGCACTCCGTCTTTATGCGGTTCAAAAGCACGAATGTAAAAATATTTTGAACCTTTTAGATAAGCTAGAATTCTTTTAAAAAATGCGTGCCACTGATAATTTAATAAATCCACTAAATCTTTTATACCACAAGGCTCACAATTTAGCTTTTTTTCAAAGAACTCAGGGCTTAGTTTCTTTTCATCTTGGATTTTAAAGCGTGAGTAATCGCCATTTAAGGCACGGCGAAAGCAGCCATTTAGCGTAATTGTAAGAAATGCTATGCGGTGATTATGATTTAGCATAAAATCGCTTATAGTATTTGTTCTATTCCATACTTCAGCATAATACTTTTTAGAGTGATTAGCAGACATAGTAAAATCTAAAAATGTTCTTAGCTCACCAGTAACATCGCTAATATATTCTTGGCTTTCTAGCCATTTGGATTGTAAAGCAAGCTTATTTTTTGCTTCTTTTAAATCGTCATCACTTACACCATAAGTGCGTGAAAGAACGATATAGTCAAAAGCTGGCATTTTTTTATTAAATTGACAAGGCGCTGCTTTGTTCGCGGTTGGCGCGAAGCGCCCCCCGCTCACAGGCGCAGACGCAGCGCCAAAGTTCTCATCAAATAGACTTGGCTGCCCATCATCAACAAACTTAATTTTTCTCATCGGTTTTTTATCCTTTACAGCTCTTGTAATCAGAGCTTTTAAAAAATTTGTTTTTTACCTCAGATTTTTTTGACGCTTTGAAACACGCTTTTTAAGCGCATTTCAAAGCTAACAAAAAAATCGGCTAGTCGCAGACAGAAATTTTTTAATTTTTTCTAGGGAAAAAATTAAAAAATTTTGCGACTAGCTTAAAAAAGCCACCCAGCGGCGCAAAAACTATTTATCATCATCTTTACTTTTTTCTAAAACCTTAGCAATGCTGACTTCATCATCAACGATTTCAATCGTTATAGTTAAGATACTATTGCTTAAATCAGTAGTTTCAGTGCTAAATAGATACTTTAAAAGCCAAATATCTTTTAGCAGTGGTATACCAGTGCGACCTTTAGTTTCTATATCTTGATTTATTCCACTAAGAACAATGATTTCACCACGATTTAAGCGATAACTAGACTTTAATTGCTTTTTGCTAGTGCTAGGCGTTAGCTTGTCGCTATTTGCTAGCAAATTCTCAAAAGTCAAATCCAAATCTACATCAATATTACTACCAACCACAACAGGACGAAGTTTTAGCGTAAGTCCAACATCCTTATAATCATAAGTATTTTGACTTTGAGTAGAATATTGATTAAAGGTGCTAGTATTCTTTAAGAACGGTATAGTTTTAACAGAGCTAAAAAACACTTCGCTATTTGACTTAGCAACCACAAAAGGGCTAGATTTTATCTTTGTTATGGAGTTTTGGTCTAAGAAGTTTAGAACTCCATAAAAGTCCGCAGCCTGAGTAATAACATTGCTATTTTCAATATAAGGGACAGTTATCATATTAAAGAAAAAGCGAAAATCTTTACTATCAACGGCTTTTAAAAGCGAATTAACTTCTGTGCCACGCTTGCGTAAATCGCTTAAATCAGTTTCTAAAATAGTGATTTTAAAGCGAATTTGCTCTACAATCTTATTATCAAAGTTAGGCAAATAGCTTAAAATTTCGCTATATTGCTTTTCAGTAGCCTTGATGACAGCAGCATTATCTTGTGCTATATAAGTAGCGTTTTTGTCGTATTGATTAAGCATAGCATTTAATTCAGCAAAGCTATTGCCCTGCATTTTTATATAGTAGAGATTTTCAGGCTCTTCATAACTGGTAGAATTAAAATCACTATTAGCGTTTAAACTTTTGTCAATATCTACAAAATAAAAGTCATCAAGCTTTAAAAAACGCAAGCCTTGAAGCTCAACCATTTTCTTAAATAAAGACAAAGTAACATTAACTTGTTTTTGGTCAGTAAAAAAGTAATAATCATCAGGCTTTAAAGAGCCGCTAATAAGAATTTGAGTTTTATTTGTATTAGCAGCAATATTAGCAAATTCTAACAAATTACTTTTTATTTGAATTGCCGAAACTTCCAAGACCAAAATCAGGACTAGAGAAGTCATTATTAAAAGTTTTTTCATCGGTTTTTCCTTGTGTGTAAGTTATATTTAGAGGCTTAAAAACATCGTTCTTTAAAAGAACTTCATAGGTAACCCCACCTTTTAAGCCAGAACTTCGTTTTAAACTAAAAACTTGTTCAGTAGTCCCCATTAAATGAACTAAAATTTCATATCTAAATAAATCAATAGAACCAGAGAAAGAACATAAATTTTCATAGCAAGTAAAAGAATAATAAAATAAATCATCTACATTTTTTTCTTTTAACTTTTCAAGCTCTTTTTTAATTCTAAAATTCTCAGTATTTTTAATAGTGTAGTTTGAATCTTGTTTTATAGCTTTTTCATCTATTTTTTCTACTTCATCAGGGCTTAAAAATACGCTAATTAAGACTTTAAAAAGTATAAATACAATTAAGGCAAGTAGAATTCCAATCCACATAAACTTTTTTACAGCACTTTTACCAATTCCATTATTTCCAGAGTGATATAGATTAAAAATCTCTTGTTCAAAATCCACAAGAAATTTGCTGATGATATCTTTTTGATATAGCTTATAGCTTGAATATTGAATATATCTAAATTTCTTGCTAAAAAATCGCTTACTACTATCTACTGCTTTATAAAAATATTCTGCGATTGTTTTATACTCATTGCTAACTAGGCTCAAATCTTGTGTTATTAAATACAATTCTTGGTAAAGGTGGCGATGATAAGTAAGCCACCAGCGCAAAACTTCATTATCTTTGTCAAAAAAATTGTGTATTTCATCTATAACAAATAAAGCTTTATATAGTCCAAGCTCGCTAGCAAGTTCAATTAGTTCTTTATCGCCACTATCTTTATTGTTTTTATACTCAGTATAAAGCATTGTTAATTTATTTTCAAGGTCAACAAAATCTAACTTTTTTATTTTCTCGCATAACTCAAATTTGAACTCATTTATATTTGTATAAGCAACTAAATAATCATTATCTCTCTTTTCATCATCCTTTAAAATTTCATCTAGACTTTTATGTTTTTCATTGTTTTTATAAGCTTTCATAATTGCTGGCATAACGCTAAAAATGCTTTTATGCTTAGGACGCATAAAAGCATCATAAAGCACTTTTACGCCGTAATAGCTCTTACCACTGCCAGGGTTTCCTACAATGTAACGAATTGACATAACTACTGCGCACCAAATAGATGTAATTGCTTAGTAAATGTTATAAATCTCATTACAGCCTTATAATAAAGAACCGAAAGAACAAAAGAAATCAAGCTAATTAAAACTGGAGACCAAAGAGAATAAGTATCTTTTAAAACTTCCATAATACCCAAAGAATTTGCTAAATCATAAAATAAACTAAGAGAATCAGTGCCAGTGCCTGAACTAATCAAAAGTTCAAAACCATCTCTGATTCTTAAGTAAATATCTACTAAAGCTAAATAAGTGCTTACAAAAACACCTACAACGCTGACAAAGAAAAAAACTAAAGCACTCTTAACAAAAGGCAAGCTAGCAAAAGTAGCAAAAAATCTGCCACTAGCAATTTTACGGCTAAAAAAACTTCTTATAATAGGGAAAAGCCAAACAAAAAAACCAGTAATTACACCAAAAAAAGGCTTCCACAAAAGAGATATAACTCTAGCTATCCAAGCAACAAAAGCAGGCATTTAAACTCCTTAAATAGATACCAA
Above is a genomic segment from Campylobacter magnus containing:
- a CDS encoding zonular occludens toxin domain-containing protein, encoding MSIRYIVGNPGSGKSYYGVKVLYDAFMRPKHKSIFSVMPAIMKAYKNNEKHKSLDEILKDDEKRDNDYLVAYTNINEFKFELCEKIKKLDFVDLENKLTMLYTEYKNNKDSGDKELIELASELGLYKALFVIDEIHNFFDKDNEVLRWWLTYHRHLYQELYLITQDLSLVSNEYKTIAEYFYKAVDSSKRFFSKKFRYIQYSSYKLYQKDIISKFLVDFEQEIFNLYHSGNNGIGKSAVKKFMWIGILLALIVFILFKVLISVFLSPDEVEKIDEKAIKQDSNYTIKNTENFRIKKELEKLKEKNVDDLFYYSFTCYENLCSFSGSIDLFRYEILVHLMGTTEQVFSLKRSSGLKGGVTYEVLLKNDVFKPLNITYTQGKTDEKTFNNDFSSPDFGLGSFGNSNKK
- a CDS encoding replication endonuclease, translated to MRKIKFVDDGQPSLFDENFGAASAPVSGGRFAPTANKAAPCQFNKKMPAFDYIVLSRTYGVSDDDLKEAKNKLALQSKWLESQEYISDVTGELRTFLDFTMSANHSKKYYAEVWNRTNTISDFMLNHNHRIAFLTITLNGCFRRALNGDYSRFKIQDEKKLSPEFFEKKLNCEPCGIKDLVDLLNYQWHAFFKRILAYLKGSKYFYIRAFEPHKDGVPHIHALISYPKEIHEKVLQAYKDIFNAPQNLKSTYLSKEQVKNGEINGFQWSINNPAGYVLKYINKSFINCLENKELNHQQAWYIKYKVRRFTTSRHQIPLWIYRKINFFKKDFYNLCLLKDHSDWFCEWDYSSQYFRLSNMKTTELINYENGVLEYSIQGKIIHRYEKKLPKKPQRQKIDLRTYDEKDKKPFGRWECRKPINRMKDYEFLEYFKALAISNSPHYALCVNELIKRGMNKIFGIPDRQISLNNAIDDIDVFEYNYYLNK
- the nusB gene encoding transcription antitermination factor NusB — translated: MATRHQVRQAVITFLYAHEMDTFNKDFASEYFAEQKIKNEQKNFAETLFGGVLENIDNIDEKINSYLSSFKLAELGAMERAILRLGAHEILAQTCEARVAISEAVALASEFGSTNGVKLVNGVLDNIAKDKSPVTSAAVDTKEFYENLSAIQESLKPNESRNSRIPKDKENNELRNSRIPKESGFKKSAKSGPASKTAAKQPLKRARKDEK
- the ribH gene encoding 6,7-dimethyl-8-ribityllumazine synthase; protein product: MKIIEGKLALSGKERVLIINARFNHIITDRLVEGAKDAFIRHGGDEKNLSLLLVPGAFEIPLALEKALSSGKFDAVCCVGAVIRGSTPHFDYVSAEVAKGIANVSLKHGKPVTFGVLTTDSIEQAIERAGSKAGNKGFEAMAGLVELISLFDGLK
- a CDS encoding type II secretion system protein GspD, which translates into the protein MKKLLIMTSLVLILVLEVSAIQIKSNLLEFANIAANTNKTQILISGSLKPDDYYFFTDQKQVNVTLSLFKKMVELQGLRFLKLDDFYFVDIDKSLNANSDFNSTSYEEPENLYYIKMQGNSFAELNAMLNQYDKNATYIAQDNAAVIKATEKQYSEILSYLPNFDNKIVEQIRFKITILETDLSDLRKRGTEVNSLLKAVDSKDFRFFFNMITVPYIENSNVITQAADFYGVLNFLDQNSITKIKSSPFVVAKSNSEVFFSSVKTIPFLKNTSTFNQYSTQSQNTYDYKDVGLTLKLRPVVVGSNIDVDLDLTFENLLANSDKLTPSTSKKQLKSSYRLNRGEIIVLSGINQDIETKGRTGIPLLKDIWLLKYLFSTETTDLSNSILTITIEIVDDEVSIAKVLEKSKDDDK
- a CDS encoding sodium-dependent transporter — protein: MHKKFSKLGYILAMAGSAIGLGNAWKFPTMTGNHGGFAFIFLYFVLTILIACVAFLAEAGIGRLSGKDTPKALIELAPKGQRFWGLGGFFMITALLIASFYLVVIGWILYYACLSIGGLPASTDEAGKLFDSLIKNNLTSVLSCYFAVLFITFYTVSRGIKEGIEKLNFILMPSLFILLIVILIYSFTFNSSGFSGAVSFIFTPDFSKILDPELILAAMGLALFSLSLGVGTVSTYGASLGEDTNLFKSLLYIVGLNICMGILMGLVVFSFVQVAPGASANDGPGLIFVSLASLFGELGAVGSVLGFMFFISLLFAGITSAVSMIEPAVRYFEDEKGISRIKSSAILGILVFGLGVLCVLSFYEPTKDSFAIFGKSIFDILDYATSNVLMPLGVLFFSIFAGWIMPKERFYTLFLNYAPKFAVDIWYFILRFILPILVVGIGIYRLN
- the pyrF gene encoding orotidine-5'-phosphate decarboxylase; translation: MKLCVALDLPSRDECLGLASELKGLDLWLKVGMRAFYRDGLDFICELKKISDFKIFLDLKLYDIPNTMSDAAAELCKTGVDMINIHASAGAVAMRAVMERIASEKNRPLVLAVSALTSFDESGFSDIYHTNIESAVRSMSLLSKESGLDGMVCSAFESKMIKEHCGDDFITLCPGIRPVLRGETSAQDDQSRVAGVSFAKSHKADFIVIGRPIYKASNPKNAVKEILSQF
- a CDS encoding sodium-dependent transporter, producing MHKEAHFSRVGYILAMAGSAIGLGTAWKFPTMVGLGGGFAFILVYLVLCLAIGAAAFLAEALLGRATRRDTVGAIYELAPSAKRAWSIGGFFVFVSIMIVPFYLVVVGWIFYYAMLCMSQLPTDPVSAKEAFGYLASNNIFGVSMGFLIVFALSIYTILKGVKKGIEKLNLVLMPSLFILLIALVTYSAIFGNFAGAASFLFTPDLSKVLDADLLLKALGLAMFSMSLGMGTVCTYAANTDKFTNLFSSVFYIIVLNTMVGILMGLVVFSFIPIENASEGPGLIFVSLASLFGSMGVAGQIIGFAFFMALIFAGITSAISIIEPTALFLMNNVKVERPKAVAYCAVFIFVVGFICILSYYKPSAEVFTFFGKSFFDLLDYITSIILMPLGALFFCVFVGWVVPKSTLAENLKHQMPKGVFEIWVWVIRIIVPAAIISVGVYNFL
- a CDS encoding tyrosine-type recombinase/integrase, producing the protein MTFEKYSKLWLDLGQKSWKPSTYDKNCGIVKTRLKDFASLDIDEIKPSFIRLWLASIDDVSNKSKKHYISALSGIFTLALQDEVINRNPITFLKSLQHTSPRIEPFSNDEVTEILAESKKYSQNFQIFVRLGFFTGMRTGEIIALKLKDIDFVSDIISINSTRSRFGEGTPKTAKSMRKVPILKNLRQTLCEFIDSRKFFSGYLLENQYNKPYRDSQIFQDIWSKILADLGIKYRRPYTMRHTYATFMLTNNYVTPVKLAALLGHSTPKMIYNVYVNYVNQNLQDFNRDLKLY